A single Plasmodium sp. gorilla clade G2 genome assembly, chromosome: 7 DNA region contains:
- a CDS encoding Cg1 protein: MFTFLVIIVNVLVCICFLNTKYQIQLDYSVPSTLINLDRSLKYTNITVGKDSFLCILDKSDSFDTCEKYDLLKNVDEFYPDGVEEQKGVNNNNKKNKKNNNNNNNKKNKKNNNNNYNNNYNNNNNYNNYNYIYNKHIDNNGDHQINNDSFTKYNIYDNVEEQLKKNYLIKYSDNNNNNMNYNLYLEEDNYEIEYQNVDNWMNIKGNEVQNNIIKDIDDNTSPKQSSNNKGWTCNHVLNRLNDKYSKELKKKKKKNTQKKKYPYDYFWKERNEKADKLNKTFSCNFQKVYDYIFYKHKMNAYHKYRIYNNINDDILLKNHIIKGKMLTINNTCVDAFSNGNILKICLNKSISFITKRYPTKHKKHITISNYAVGKDLLFSNNTVVQYYSDGKYFFEVLFLCGNNNLRVNSFEKLYNIYYPFIFQIYEHINTTITKLYNIIIKRLIDNDVYFFKSFSNYQYSEQYYKSLKQKLIHNLNLYYPEAIYLYRITLSGYMFCNYTEKINPPNFFLLKNLMNKCHHFIREDDTMFEICLPYSVIQYKKNVFGKEKYPLVLLGSSYNSLNQGKPFYEKMYDIFPVLKSNHMMKKNLEYYNQFKKTHLSTANSFNTQQKFVSSTNKNNSNISDVKYDYANKKTLNSQQILSSLEEFTIKSGLSSNNVVTQNNVVAQNNVVAPNNMVTQNNMVTQNNLTQNNLTQNNLTPNNLTPNNLTPNNLTPNNLSSNNLTPDNTSTAKRVSSSSTLSPPNLFPSSFNVSYTPFYITSLSAYFSSSAHRMPYVSSYIIDKPLEVLKYGNGSFYKALAFDLKGGKCIDSLDEVHDFLTTIYFDCSLNYKSGTQTKVVNVFQSTECHYYVHMTSPYVCAHPMLHMPMKSKNETVKCFRNIYAASSQLQDKWANNMFNNIMYNKKDDISNIISSNITNENNNNMNNMNNMNNINNMNNMNNMNNMNNMNNMNNMNNMNNIWSDQNISYDKNPNGYTFPNFFFNKEDILKNDHFISNDDKMNLFEFYVLQNKIFKNKNFLSFEAIPKDTEIIFGKNYHFGLGNYVRKRIYKSTPIFHIGNIVRHKYWNYQAVVVSWDYSCFATNEWKKKSFSEYPPEFQNTVHYLLLINNKKKTNENVFCYTKDQTRKKSNIGNKKNKNVNNNNNNNNNNNNNNGDDDCDGNDYYGHHFNQHDKNRNNKNKMNYDTNDKLKYNKNYQDEEEKKENDTIQSDQEVFHFAYVPEASLIYGDEIIYNEYLYEFFEKYNNSFHFYIPKKKHIIWKLFPYDFFNLIF; this comes from the coding sequence atgttTACCTTTCTTGTTATTATTGTAAACGTATTGGTTTGCATATGTTTCTTGAATACAAAATATCAGATACAACTAGATTATAGTGTACCTAGTACCCTAATTAATTTAGATAGATCcttaaaatatacaaatataactGTAGGAAAGGATTCCTTTCTTTGTATATTAGATAAGTCTGATAGTTTTGATACCTGTGAAAAATATGATTTGTTGAAAAATGTCGATGAGTTTTACCCTGATGGGGTTGAAGAACAAAAAGGAgtaaacaataataataaaaaaaataaaaaaaataacaataataataataataaaaaaaataaaaaaaataacaataataattataataataattataataataataataattataataattataattatatttataataaacatattgaCAATAATGGTGACCATCAAATTAATAATGATTCTTTTACAAAGTAcaatatttatgataatgTTGAAGAACAGCTAAAGAAAAACTAccttataaaatattcagataataataataataatatgaactaTAATTTATATCTAGAGGAAGATAACTATGAGATTGAATATCAGAATGTGGATAACTGGATGAATATAAAAGGAAATGAagttcaaaataatattataaaagatattGATGATAATACAAGTCCTAAACaaagtagtaataataaaggTTGGACATGTAATCATGTATTGAATAgattaaatgataaatattctaaagaattaaaaaaaaaaaaaaaaaaaaacacacaaaaaaagaaatatccTTATGATTACTTTTGGAAGGAAAGAAATGAAAAGGctgataaattaaataagacATTTAGTTGTAATTTTCAAAAggtatatgattatattttttataaacataaaatgaatgcatatcataaatatagaatatataataatattaatgatgatatattattaaagaatcatataataaaagggAAAATGTTaactataaataatacatgtGTTGATGCGTTTTCTAatggaaatatattaaaaatatgtttaaataaatctatatcatttataaccAAAAGATATCCTACTAAAcataaaaaacatattacTATATCAAATTATGCTGTAGGAaaagatttattattttctaataataCTGTAGTACAATATTATAGTGATggcaaatatttttttgaagtactttttttatgtggtaataataatttaagagTTAATAGTTTTGAaaagttatataatatatattatccatttatttttcaaatatatgaacatatcAATACAACAattacaaaattatataatattataataaaaagattaATAGATAatgatgtatatttttttaaatcattttctaattatcaatattctgaacaatattataaatcattaaaacagaaattaatacataatttaaatttatattatcctgaagctatatatttatatcgtATTACATTAAGTGGTTATATGTTTTGTAATTATACTGAGAAAATAAATCCAccaaatttttttcttttaaaaaatttaatgaaTAAATGTCATCATTTTATTAGAGAAGATGATACCATGTTTGAAATATGTTTACCTTATAGTGTTattcaatataaaaaaaatgtttttggaaaagaaaaatatccATTAGTTTTATTAGGATCTTCATATAATTCACTTAATCAAGGTAAACccttttatgaaaaaatgtATGATATCTTCCCTGTTCTAAAATCTAAtcatatgatgaaaaaaaatttggaaTATTATAATCAATTCAAAAAAACACACCTTTCTACAGCGAATTCTTTCAATACACAACAAAAGTTTGTATCATCAacgaataaaaataattcaaatatatcagatgtaaaatatgattatgcaaataaaaaaacattaaaTTCTCAACAAATATTATCATCTCTAGAGGAATTTACTATAAAAAGTGGATTATCATCAAATAATGTGGTAACACAAAATAATGTGGTAGCACAAAATAATGTGGTAGCACCAAATAATATGGTaacacaaaataatatggtaacacaaaataatttaacacaaaataatttaacacaaaataatttaacaCCTAACAATTTAACACCTAACAATTTAACACCTAACAATTTAACACCTAACAATTTAAGTTCAAACAATTTAACACCAGATAATACTTCTACTGCCAAAAGGGTATCCTCATCAAGTACCTTATCACCTCCAAATTTATTTCCATCATCATTTAATGTGTCTTATActcctttttatataaccTCCCTTTCTGCTTACTTTTCTTCATCAGCACACCGTATGCCATATGTAAGTTCCTATATAATTGACAAGCCACTTGAAGTACTTAAATATGGAAATGGCAGTTTTTATAAAGCTTTAGCTTTTGATTTGAAAGGAGGGAAATGTATAGATTCGTTAGACGAAGTTCATGATTTCTTAACAACCATATATTTTGATTGttctttaaattataaaagtgGAACACAAACAAAAGTTGTTAATGTCTTTCAATCAACTGAGTGTCATTATTATGTTCATATGACTTCACCATATGTGTGTGCTCATCCAATGTTACATATGCCAATGAAATCAAAAAATGAGACAGTAAAATGTTTTAGGAATATATATGCAGCTAGTTCTCAGCTTCAGGATAAGTGGGCCAACaatatgtttaataatattatgtataataagAAGGATGATATATCTAATATTATAAGTAGTAATATAACTaatgagaataataataatatgaataatatgaataatatgaataatattaataatatgaataatatgaacaatatgaataatatgaacaatatgaataatatgaataatatgaataatatgaataatatttggagtgatcaaaatatatcatatgataaaaatcCGAATGGATATACATttcctaatttttttttcaataaagaagatatattaaagaatGATCATTTTATTagtaatgatgataaaatgaATTTGTTTGAATTTTATGtgttacaaaataaaatatttaaaaataaaaatttcctATCCTTTGAAGCTATACCCAAAGATACAGAAATAATATTTggaaaaaattatcattttggTTTAGGAAATTATGTAAGGAAACGAATTTATAAATCCACTCCCATATTTCATATTGGAAATATTGTAAGACACAAATACTGGAATTATCAAGCTGTAGTTGTTAGTTGGGATTATTCATGTTTTGCTACTAAtgaatggaaaaaaaaatcattctCTGAATATCCCCCTGAATTTCAAAATACTGTTCATTATCTTCTCTTAATAAATAACAAGAAgaaaacaaatgaaaatgtATTTTGTTATACTAAGGATCAAACTAGAAAAAAATCTAACATAggtaataagaaaaataagaatgtaaataataataataataataataataataataataataataatggtgATGATGATTGTGATGGTAATGATTATTATGGGCATCATTTTAATCAGCatgataaaaatagaaataataaaaataaaatgaattatgATACTAATgacaaattaaaatataataaaaattatcaagatgaagaagaaaaaaaagaaaatgatactATTCAAAGTGATCAGGAAGTTTTTCATTTTGCTTATGTACCAGAAGCAAGTTTAATTTATGGTgatgaaattatatataatgaatatttatatgaattttttgaaaaatataataattcctttcatttttatattcctaaaaaaaaacatatcatATGGAAACTATTCCCATATgacttttttaatttaatctTTTGA
- a CDS encoding Cg6 protein → MNKYLKASNLIYICASLGIHSIFFKKEKRTNNKNLSHIKNFIKLKNIILLTSCEEITPHTKEEEKKKNYNRYHNQLFKNKTNQNNIHIANNEVVNYLDELYKENKNENVITKGDEEEVNFNSSSILSSFVDDNKNVKHKNDKCINDKYINYQYINDQYDSDKCINDQYIESERVEENIKLSEDIINIIENILNKYNVVLFMKGTALNPYCKYSKQAIHILKLNKVKEIHTVNILDNQQLRNALKIYSNWPTFPQLYVNQKFVGGIDKLQELHDQNKFKDII, encoded by the coding sequence atgaacaaatacTTAAAAGCGTcgaatttaatttatatttgtgcCTCTCTGGGTATTcattccatattttttaaaaaagaaaaaagaacaaataataaaaatttaagccatattaaaaatttcataaaattaaaaaatataatattattaacatcTTGTGAAGAAATTACCCCCCAtacaaaagaagaagaaaaaaaaaagaattataatagGTATCACAAtcaattatttaaaaataaaacaaatcaaaataatatacatattgcTAATAATGAAGTAGTAAATTATTTagatgaattatataaagaaaataaaaatgaaaatgtaatTACAAAGGGGGATGAGGAAGAGGTAAATTTTAATTCATCAAGTATATTGTCATCCTTcgttgatgataataaaaatgtaaaacataaaaatgataaatgtataaacgataaatatattaattatcaatatattaatgatCAATATGATAGtgataaatgtataaatgaTCAATATATTGAATCCGAAAGagttgaagaaaatataaaattaagtgaagatataataaatataattgaaaatattttaaacaaatataatgttgttttatttatgaaAGGGACAGCTTTAAATCCTTATTGTAAATATAGTAAACAAGCTATTCACATtctaaaattaaataaagtaAAAGAAATTCATACTGTCAATATTTTAGATAATCAACAATTAAGAAAtgctttaaaaatatattctaatTGGCCTACGTTTCCTCAATTATATGTTAACCAAAAATTTGTAGGTGGCATAGATAAGTTGCAAGAATTACATGACCAAAATAAATTcaaagatataatataa